In Aythya fuligula isolate bAytFul2 chromosome 25, bAytFul2.pri, whole genome shotgun sequence, a single genomic region encodes these proteins:
- the ETV7 gene encoding transcription factor ETV7 isoform X3 codes for MCLISFPQGKVTVGSSSSVVTASLPPQYHPRHTAISEGEIFRLPGRLRIQPSLWSKDDVIHWLRWAEKEYSLRQTEESKFEMNGKALCILTKDDFRYRAPSSGDVLYELLQYIKTQRRALVCSPLLNSPFQEARTTEEGVDCGVEAAPVALSSCLGHTELSSSRSREEPLNLSHHNSEGSCRADSICSFPTALSAPVDGKIADCRLLWDYVYQLLSDSRYMPYIKWEDKEAKVFRIVNPNGLAQLWGNHKNRMNMTYEKMSRALRHYYKLNIIKKEPGQKLLFSRGRAAGWLLHAGLRGDWADCARQ; via the exons ATGTGTTTAATCTCTTTTCCCCAGGGTAAGGTTACAGTTGGTTCTTCCAGCTCGGTTGTTACAGCTTCATTACCACCCCAGTACCACCCCAGACACACAGCAATCAGTGAAGGGGAAATCTTCAGGCTACCAGGCAGGCTGA GAATCCAGCCCTCACTGTGGAGCAAGGACGATGTCATCCACTGGCTCAGATGGGCAGAGAAAGAGTATTCCCTTCGACAAACCGAAGAAAGCAAGTTTGAAATGAATGGCAAAGCACTGTGTATCCTTACCAAAGACGACTTCAGATACCGAGCTCCTAGCTCAG GTGATGTGTTATATGAATTACTCCAGTACATTAAGACTCAAAGAAGAGCTCTGGTGTGCAGCCCTTTGCTGAACTCACCTTTCCAAGAGGCCAGGACCACAGAGGAAG GGGTGGACTGTGGTGTGGAGGCTGCCCCGGTTGCTCTTTCATCCTGCCTGGGTCACACAGAGCTGTCCTCATCCCGCAGCCGTGAGGAGCCCCTGAACCTCTCCCATCACAACTCggagggcagctgcagggcagaTTCCATCTGCTCATTTCCTACAGCCCTGTCAGCGCCAGTGGATGGGAAAATTGCAG ATTGCAGGTTACTGTGGGATTACGTATACCAGCTCCTCTCTGACAGCCGCTATATGCCCTATATCAAGTGGGAAGACAAGGAAGCCAAGGTCTTCCGCATCGTTAACCCAAATGGACTTGCCCAGCTCTGGGGGAACCACAAG aaCCGGATGAACATGACGTATGAAAAGATGTCACGGGCACTCAGACATTACTACAAACTTAACATCATCAAAAAGGAGCCGGGGCAGAAGCTGCTGTTCAG cagaggcagagcagccgGATGGTTACTACACGCGGGTCTCAGAGGAGATTGGGCTGATTGTGCAAGGCAGTGA
- the ETV7 gene encoding transcription factor ETV7 isoform X2: MQGKVTVGSSSSVVTASLPPQYHPRHTAISEGEIFRLPGRLRIQPSLWSKDDVIHWLRWAEKEYSLRQTEESKFEMNGKALCILTKDDFRYRAPSSGDVLYELLQYIKTQRRALVCSPLLNSPFQEARTTEEGVDCGVEAAPVALSSCLGHTELSSSRSREEPLNLSHHNSEGSCRADSICSFPTALSAPVDGKIADCRLLWDYVYQLLSDSRYMPYIKWEDKEAKVFRIVNPNGLAQLWGNHKNRMNMTYEKMSRALRHYYKLNIIKKEPGQKLLFRFLKTPGEIVHEKSSKLEQLENEDHEDLKEDPLEVSS; this comes from the exons ATGCAG GGTAAGGTTACAGTTGGTTCTTCCAGCTCGGTTGTTACAGCTTCATTACCACCCCAGTACCACCCCAGACACACAGCAATCAGTGAAGGGGAAATCTTCAGGCTACCAGGCAGGCTGA GAATCCAGCCCTCACTGTGGAGCAAGGACGATGTCATCCACTGGCTCAGATGGGCAGAGAAAGAGTATTCCCTTCGACAAACCGAAGAAAGCAAGTTTGAAATGAATGGCAAAGCACTGTGTATCCTTACCAAAGACGACTTCAGATACCGAGCTCCTAGCTCAG GTGATGTGTTATATGAATTACTCCAGTACATTAAGACTCAAAGAAGAGCTCTGGTGTGCAGCCCTTTGCTGAACTCACCTTTCCAAGAGGCCAGGACCACAGAGGAAG GGGTGGACTGTGGTGTGGAGGCTGCCCCGGTTGCTCTTTCATCCTGCCTGGGTCACACAGAGCTGTCCTCATCCCGCAGCCGTGAGGAGCCCCTGAACCTCTCCCATCACAACTCggagggcagctgcagggcagaTTCCATCTGCTCATTTCCTACAGCCCTGTCAGCGCCAGTGGATGGGAAAATTGCAG ATTGCAGGTTACTGTGGGATTACGTATACCAGCTCCTCTCTGACAGCCGCTATATGCCCTATATCAAGTGGGAAGACAAGGAAGCCAAGGTCTTCCGCATCGTTAACCCAAATGGACTTGCCCAGCTCTGGGGGAACCACAAG aaCCGGATGAACATGACGTATGAAAAGATGTCACGGGCACTCAGACATTACTACAAACTTAACATCATCAAAAAGGAGCCGGGGCAGAAGCTGCTGTTCAG ATTTCTGAAGACTCCTGGGGAGATTGTCCATGAGAAATCCAGCaaactggagcagctggagaatGAGGACCATGAGGATCTCAAAGAAGACCCACTGGAGGTTTCATCATAG
- the LOC116498909 gene encoding apoptosis facilitator Bcl-2-like protein 14, translating to MFFRDMSYSSFKNLADAYVRKEMTARRPNVNPQEIQFAFAVHLTAKVAGICNQAVNRIMGFGTRYLEDSFAPLSYSKILQDRTEFSTDNCESPD from the exons ATGTTCTTCAGAGACATGTCCTACAGCTCCTTCAAAAACCTGGCTGATGCCTATGTCCGCAAGGAGATGACAGCCAGAAGGCCCAACGTCAACCCCCAAGAAATCCAGTTTGCCTTTGCAGTACACCTCACCGCCAAGGTGGCCGGCATCTGTAACCAGGCAGTGAACAGGATCATGGGCTTTGGCACCCGCTATCTGGAAGACTCATTTGCACCGCTGTCCTATAGCAAGATCCTCCAG GACAGAACAGAGTTCAGCACAGACAATTGTGAGAGCCCGGACTGA
- the ETV7 gene encoding transcription factor ETV7 isoform X1, whose translation MCLISFPQGKVTVGSSSSVVTASLPPQYHPRHTAISEGEIFRLPGRLRIQPSLWSKDDVIHWLRWAEKEYSLRQTEESKFEMNGKALCILTKDDFRYRAPSSGDVLYELLQYIKTQRRALVCSPLLNSPFQEARTTEEGVDCGVEAAPVALSSCLGHTELSSSRSREEPLNLSHHNSEGSCRADSICSFPTALSAPVDGKIADCRLLWDYVYQLLSDSRYMPYIKWEDKEAKVFRIVNPNGLAQLWGNHKNRMNMTYEKMSRALRHYYKLNIIKKEPGQKLLFRFLKTPGEIVHEKSSKLEQLENEDHEDLKEDPLEVSS comes from the exons ATGTGTTTAATCTCTTTTCCCCAGGGTAAGGTTACAGTTGGTTCTTCCAGCTCGGTTGTTACAGCTTCATTACCACCCCAGTACCACCCCAGACACACAGCAATCAGTGAAGGGGAAATCTTCAGGCTACCAGGCAGGCTGA GAATCCAGCCCTCACTGTGGAGCAAGGACGATGTCATCCACTGGCTCAGATGGGCAGAGAAAGAGTATTCCCTTCGACAAACCGAAGAAAGCAAGTTTGAAATGAATGGCAAAGCACTGTGTATCCTTACCAAAGACGACTTCAGATACCGAGCTCCTAGCTCAG GTGATGTGTTATATGAATTACTCCAGTACATTAAGACTCAAAGAAGAGCTCTGGTGTGCAGCCCTTTGCTGAACTCACCTTTCCAAGAGGCCAGGACCACAGAGGAAG GGGTGGACTGTGGTGTGGAGGCTGCCCCGGTTGCTCTTTCATCCTGCCTGGGTCACACAGAGCTGTCCTCATCCCGCAGCCGTGAGGAGCCCCTGAACCTCTCCCATCACAACTCggagggcagctgcagggcagaTTCCATCTGCTCATTTCCTACAGCCCTGTCAGCGCCAGTGGATGGGAAAATTGCAG ATTGCAGGTTACTGTGGGATTACGTATACCAGCTCCTCTCTGACAGCCGCTATATGCCCTATATCAAGTGGGAAGACAAGGAAGCCAAGGTCTTCCGCATCGTTAACCCAAATGGACTTGCCCAGCTCTGGGGGAACCACAAG aaCCGGATGAACATGACGTATGAAAAGATGTCACGGGCACTCAGACATTACTACAAACTTAACATCATCAAAAAGGAGCCGGGGCAGAAGCTGCTGTTCAG ATTTCTGAAGACTCCTGGGGAGATTGTCCATGAGAAATCCAGCaaactggagcagctggagaatGAGGACCATGAGGATCTCAAAGAAGACCCACTGGAGGTTTCATCATAG
- the ETV7 gene encoding transcription factor ETV7 isoform X4 has product MNGKALCILTKDDFRYRAPSSGDVLYELLQYIKTQRRALVCSPLLNSPFQEARTTEEGVDCGVEAAPVALSSCLGHTELSSSRSREEPLNLSHHNSEGSCRADSICSFPTALSAPVDGKIADCRLLWDYVYQLLSDSRYMPYIKWEDKEAKVFRIVNPNGLAQLWGNHKNRMNMTYEKMSRALRHYYKLNIIKKEPGQKLLFRFLKTPGEIVHEKSSKLEQLENEDHEDLKEDPLEVSS; this is encoded by the exons ATGAATGGCAAAGCACTGTGTATCCTTACCAAAGACGACTTCAGATACCGAGCTCCTAGCTCAG GTGATGTGTTATATGAATTACTCCAGTACATTAAGACTCAAAGAAGAGCTCTGGTGTGCAGCCCTTTGCTGAACTCACCTTTCCAAGAGGCCAGGACCACAGAGGAAG GGGTGGACTGTGGTGTGGAGGCTGCCCCGGTTGCTCTTTCATCCTGCCTGGGTCACACAGAGCTGTCCTCATCCCGCAGCCGTGAGGAGCCCCTGAACCTCTCCCATCACAACTCggagggcagctgcagggcagaTTCCATCTGCTCATTTCCTACAGCCCTGTCAGCGCCAGTGGATGGGAAAATTGCAG ATTGCAGGTTACTGTGGGATTACGTATACCAGCTCCTCTCTGACAGCCGCTATATGCCCTATATCAAGTGGGAAGACAAGGAAGCCAAGGTCTTCCGCATCGTTAACCCAAATGGACTTGCCCAGCTCTGGGGGAACCACAAG aaCCGGATGAACATGACGTATGAAAAGATGTCACGGGCACTCAGACATTACTACAAACTTAACATCATCAAAAAGGAGCCGGGGCAGAAGCTGCTGTTCAG ATTTCTGAAGACTCCTGGGGAGATTGTCCATGAGAAATCCAGCaaactggagcagctggagaatGAGGACCATGAGGATCTCAAAGAAGACCCACTGGAGGTTTCATCATAG